From a region of the Spirochaetota bacterium genome:
- a CDS encoding SCP2 sterol-binding domain-containing protein, whose product MASIPTIPADTSVEKLFAEIMPSVSKDMLASSNAATDLAGTEITMVVDVSGEQYSYTLKNGANVEFKKGDIANPKLRLKVSKDDIEKMIKTQNLDMILGIQNDLNKAKYNALNSLKGSFVAEITNDDGSIVKLQAILNGANDPSSVFKMSAKDTSALMRKETNPVNLFMSGAMKIEGDMAFAMGTQPLFS is encoded by the coding sequence ATGGCTTCAATACCCACTATACCTGCTGACACCAGCGTTGAAAAACTTTTTGCAGAGATAATGCCGAGCGTATCAAAGGACATGCTGGCAAGCTCGAACGCGGCCACCGATCTCGCCGGAACCGAGATCACCATGGTCGTTGACGTGTCCGGCGAACAGTACAGCTACACCCTGAAGAACGGCGCCAACGTAGAGTTCAAGAAGGGCGACATAGCCAACCCGAAGCTCAGGCTGAAAGTGAGCAAGGACGACATCGAGAAGATGATCAAGACCCAGAACCTTGACATGATTCTCGGGATCCAGAACGACCTGAACAAGGCCAAGTACAACGCGCTGAATTCGCTCAAAGGCAGCTTCGTGGCCGAGATCACCAACGATGACGGCAGCATCGTCAAGCTCCAGGCGATCCTGAACGGCGCCAATGATCCGAGCTCCGTTTTCAAGATGAGCGCCAAGGACACCAGCGCCCTCATGAGAAAAGAAACGAACCCGGTCAACCTGTTCATGTCCGGGGCCATGAAGATCGAAGGCGACATGGCCTTCGCGATGGGAACGCAACCGCTGTTCAGCTAA
- a CDS encoding TetR/AcrR family transcriptional regulator, translating into MKAIERKQLILDRAKHLFSQKGYYNTQISDIVDDAKIARGTVYQYFKNKDDIFITLIKNYYNDWEKYVSLEMHKVDLAAISPVDYLTFRVKHTLQFLANDADLCNIVLRMGIGLSGELETSIKRFEKKIKNLIVGDLELGMRNNHVREDIDIEMTGNLITGALLRVALNHFGNKKNKRDNEEIEKMTREIVAVFAPAIFIKK; encoded by the coding sequence ATGAAAGCCATTGAACGGAAGCAATTGATCCTTGACCGGGCGAAACACCTGTTTTCCCAGAAAGGGTATTACAACACCCAGATCTCGGATATCGTCGACGACGCCAAGATAGCCAGGGGCACCGTATACCAGTATTTCAAGAACAAGGATGACATTTTCATCACGCTGATAAAGAATTATTACAACGACTGGGAAAAATACGTCTCCCTCGAAATGCACAAGGTGGACCTGGCGGCCATCTCGCCCGTCGACTACCTGACCTTCCGCGTCAAGCATACGCTCCAGTTCCTGGCTAATGACGCGGACCTCTGCAATATCGTCCTCCGGATGGGGATCGGACTGAGCGGCGAGCTTGAAACGAGCATCAAGCGCTTTGAGAAAAAGATCAAAAACCTCATCGTGGGCGACCTTGAGCTCGGCATGCGCAATAACCATGTCCGGGAAGACATAGACATTGAAATGACCGGGAACCTGATAACCGGGGCGCTCCTCCGTGTCGCCCTCAACCACTTCGGCAACAAGAAAAACAAGCGTGACAATGAAGAAATAGAAAAAATGACCCGAGAGATCGTCGCTGTCTTCGCCCCGGCGATTTTTATCAAAAAATGA
- a CDS encoding acyl-CoA dehydrogenase family protein, which produces MEERDFSFGMCEEQRTMKETIARLVKGVVIDSAHDMDEKKAIPAEFIQKVWELGATISPIPEEYGGYGMEYSPIMNTIILEELAAGDMALAIAATLPSSFLYPILEMGTDDQKKKYITPYCDAAYRPCTVAINEPRFKFDAVSLETKAEKKAGSYVINGKKCFVPLAKDAGHMLVAAGLDGKGQLFIVSKDNPGMKIGDREKNLGLYALETYPVTFENCEVPEADRLGGSQGCNYGKFLQKSRIALAAIGTGVSRASFEYARDYSRDRVQFGEPIASRQSIAFMIAEMAYEVDGMRLLAWKAASVLEAGKDAKRESYLAKIFAGDAAMKITDYGVQILGGHGFIRDHPVERYYRNGRGIAILEGMATV; this is translated from the coding sequence ATGGAAGAAAGAGATTTCAGTTTTGGGATGTGCGAGGAACAGCGCACGATGAAGGAGACCATCGCGCGGCTGGTGAAGGGCGTCGTCATTGACAGCGCCCATGACATGGACGAGAAAAAGGCTATCCCCGCGGAATTCATCCAGAAGGTATGGGAGCTGGGGGCGACGATATCGCCGATACCGGAGGAGTACGGCGGATACGGCATGGAGTACTCGCCCATCATGAACACGATCATCCTGGAAGAGCTCGCGGCCGGCGACATGGCCCTTGCCATAGCGGCGACCCTGCCCTCTTCATTCCTCTATCCGATCCTGGAAATGGGAACGGATGATCAGAAGAAAAAGTACATAACACCCTATTGTGACGCGGCCTACAGGCCGTGCACGGTCGCGATCAATGAGCCGCGCTTCAAGTTCGACGCCGTGTCCCTGGAAACGAAGGCCGAGAAGAAGGCAGGCTCCTATGTCATCAACGGGAAGAAATGCTTTGTTCCGCTGGCGAAGGACGCGGGACACATGCTGGTCGCCGCCGGCCTGGACGGCAAGGGACAGCTCTTTATCGTCTCGAAGGATAATCCCGGCATGAAGATCGGCGACCGGGAAAAGAACCTGGGGCTCTACGCCCTGGAGACGTACCCTGTGACCTTCGAAAATTGTGAGGTCCCGGAAGCCGACCGGCTGGGCGGTTCACAGGGCTGCAACTATGGTAAGTTTCTGCAGAAATCCCGCATAGCCCTCGCAGCCATCGGCACCGGCGTTTCCCGGGCTTCCTTCGAATACGCCAGGGACTACTCCCGGGACCGCGTGCAGTTCGGCGAGCCCATCGCGAGCAGGCAGTCCATCGCCTTCATGATCGCCGAGATGGCCTACGAGGTCGACGGCATGAGGCTTCTCGCCTGGAAGGCGGCCTCTGTCCTCGAGGCGGGAAAAGACGCGAAACGCGAATCGTACCTGGCGAAGATCTTCGCCGGCGACGCCGCCATGAAGATAACCGACTACGGTGTCCAGATCCTGGGCGGACACGGGTTTATCAGGGACCATCCCGTGGAGCGGTATTACCGCAACGGCCGGGGCATAGCCATTCTCGAAGGCATGGCGACGGTATAA
- a CDS encoding acyl-CoA dehydrogenase family protein, with the protein MINIEPNQKMIEVRNSINNLAKGVLRPIARKYDVNEHEFPKELEMFRSIKIMGGSKKKKKEGEEPKKDDKPVTKKLGTNLSTVISIEEMCWGDAGLLLSLPNAGLGNAAIAAVATDEQMERFGNKWAAMAITEPGSGSDSGSITATARLDGDEWVLNGEKIFVTCADRCDVVVVWATVDKKAGKSGIKSFVVEKDRPGFKLEKLEHKLGIRASDTGTFVLTDCRIPRTNLLGSEEVKTATEGFKGVMKTFDNTRPLVASMALGITRASLDFTRERIEESGIALDYEKNLNNVSSLEKDYYLMEANLEAMRLLTWRAAWMADNGEYNNLEASMSKAKAGRWGTLITQKCCDLLGPLGYTQDNLAEKWMRDSKIMDIFEGTGQIQHLIVARNILEYSSKQLR; encoded by the coding sequence ATGATCAATATTGAACCAAACCAGAAAATGATAGAAGTGCGCAACAGCATCAACAACCTGGCCAAGGGCGTGCTCCGGCCGATCGCGCGCAAGTACGACGTGAACGAGCACGAGTTCCCGAAAGAGCTCGAAATGTTCCGCTCCATCAAGATCATGGGCGGATCCAAAAAGAAAAAGAAAGAGGGCGAAGAGCCGAAGAAGGACGACAAGCCGGTTACCAAGAAGCTGGGCACCAACCTGTCCACGGTAATCAGCATAGAAGAAATGTGCTGGGGCGACGCGGGCCTGCTCCTGTCGCTGCCGAACGCGGGCCTGGGCAACGCGGCCATAGCCGCCGTAGCCACGGACGAGCAGATGGAGCGGTTCGGCAACAAGTGGGCCGCCATGGCCATCACCGAGCCGGGATCGGGATCCGACTCGGGATCGATCACGGCCACCGCGAGGCTCGACGGCGACGAGTGGGTGCTGAACGGCGAGAAGATCTTCGTCACCTGCGCGGACCGGTGCGACGTGGTGGTCGTGTGGGCCACGGTCGACAAGAAGGCGGGCAAGTCGGGCATCAAGTCCTTCGTCGTCGAGAAGGACCGCCCCGGCTTCAAGCTGGAGAAGCTTGAGCATAAGCTCGGCATCCGCGCCTCCGACACCGGCACCTTCGTGCTCACGGACTGCCGCATCCCCCGGACCAACCTCCTGGGAAGCGAGGAGGTGAAGACCGCCACCGAGGGATTCAAGGGCGTCATGAAAACCTTCGACAACACCAGGCCCCTGGTCGCGTCCATGGCCCTGGGCATCACCCGGGCCTCCCTCGATTTCACCCGTGAAAGGATCGAGGAGAGCGGCATCGCCCTCGATTACGAAAAGAACCTGAACAACGTCAGCAGCCTCGAGAAGGATTATTACCTGATGGAGGCGAACCTCGAGGCGATGCGGCTTCTCACCTGGCGCGCTGCCTGGATGGCCGACAACGGCGAGTACAATAACCTGGAGGCATCCATGTCAAAGGCCAAGGCCGGGCGGTGGGGCACCCTGATAACGCAGAAATGCTGCGACCTCCTGGGGCCCCTCGGCTACACTCAGGATAACCTCGCGGAAAAATGGATGCGCGACAGCAAGATCATGGACATCTTCGAGGGCACCGGCCAGATACAGCACCTGATCGTGGCGCGGAACATCCTGGAGTATTCCAGCAAACAGCTCAGGTAA
- a CDS encoding 3-hydroxyacyl-CoA dehydrogenase family protein — protein sequence MNINDVKKIAVLGSGAMGHGIAQVCIQAGMAVVMRDIKQEFLDNGVAKIKKSLDFLVSKGKMSADDMNKAMSLLTTTLDTKEAVADVQVVIEAVPEIMDLKKTVFKEVSDACKADAILATNTSTMSISEIGSVVKNPERFVGLHFFNPVNRMKLVEVIYGNKTSDATADLMCEISKKIEKIPVKVLKDRPGFIVNRISAPNQALLSAILDEGKTKPQELDATMKKMGAKMAPFETTDFVGLDVFCHTLDYYAKTLSPQYKPGKYLTEKIAKKELGMKSGKGIYEWKDGKAVIDTSKTSEDITPIHLLAVQINEAVKVWKEGLAKSIQDIDDGVKYGMNAFAGPFTLAAGMQPQQLTDALNMLSQRFNLDILKPEPEIIDGSFKTIGR from the coding sequence ATGAACATCAACGATGTAAAAAAAATCGCCGTTCTCGGGTCCGGCGCCATGGGGCACGGCATAGCCCAGGTATGCATCCAGGCCGGCATGGCCGTCGTCATGCGCGACATCAAGCAGGAATTCCTGGATAACGGCGTGGCGAAGATCAAAAAAAGCCTTGATTTCCTCGTCAGCAAGGGGAAGATGTCGGCCGACGACATGAACAAGGCCATGTCGCTGCTGACAACCACCCTCGACACGAAGGAAGCCGTCGCCGACGTACAGGTCGTCATCGAGGCGGTTCCCGAGATCATGGACCTCAAGAAAACCGTTTTCAAGGAAGTGTCCGACGCTTGCAAGGCCGACGCCATCCTGGCGACAAACACCTCCACCATGAGCATCTCCGAGATCGGCAGCGTGGTGAAGAACCCCGAGCGCTTCGTGGGCCTGCACTTCTTCAATCCCGTCAACCGGATGAAGCTCGTCGAGGTCATCTACGGCAACAAGACCAGCGACGCCACCGCGGACCTGATGTGCGAAATATCGAAAAAAATCGAAAAGATCCCGGTCAAGGTCCTGAAAGACCGTCCCGGCTTCATCGTCAACCGGATCAGCGCGCCGAACCAGGCGCTCCTCTCCGCCATCCTCGACGAAGGCAAGACCAAGCCCCAGGAGCTCGACGCGACAATGAAAAAGATGGGAGCCAAAATGGCGCCTTTCGAGACCACCGATTTTGTAGGCCTCGACGTATTCTGCCATACCCTGGATTACTACGCCAAGACCCTTTCCCCGCAGTACAAGCCGGGCAAGTACCTGACCGAAAAAATCGCGAAAAAAGAGCTTGGCATGAAGTCGGGAAAGGGCATTTACGAGTGGAAGGACGGCAAAGCGGTCATCGACACATCAAAGACATCGGAAGACATAACCCCGATACACCTCCTGGCAGTGCAGATCAACGAGGCCGTCAAGGTGTGGAAGGAAGGCCTGGCCAAATCGATACAGGACATCGATGACGGCGTCAAGTACGGCATGAACGCCTTCGCGGGCCCCTTTACCCTGGCGGCGGGCATGCAGCCCCAGCAGCTCACGGACGCCCTGAACATGCTCAGCCAGCGGTTCAATCTGGACATACTGAAACCGGAGCCCGAGATCATCGACGGCTCGTTCAAAACAATAGGCAGATAA
- a CDS encoding enoyl-CoA hydratase/isomerase family protein, which translates to MADVVLLEQRDRVALLTINKPKANQLSGEVFESIRRYLDPIEMDKNTLAVVITGSGDKIFSAGADLSSGFGDFNAVDFLKREQDVWNKVEFFPKPVIAALNGHALGGGFELALACHFRFLKKGARVGLTETNLGIMPGYGGSLRLPRMVGKSKALEMMFLGKQVEAEEALALGLVDRLCEEGKTLDDAIAFANELAKRPPLSVRSILKVTALSPYVSPEMHLKVEREELAKLFTTKDMMEGMTAFAQKREPQFKGE; encoded by the coding sequence ATGGCAGACGTAGTATTACTCGAACAGAGAGACAGAGTCGCTCTATTAACGATAAACAAGCCGAAGGCGAACCAGCTGAGCGGAGAGGTTTTCGAATCTATCCGCCGGTACCTTGACCCCATCGAGATGGACAAGAACACCCTGGCGGTGGTCATCACCGGCTCGGGCGACAAGATATTCAGCGCCGGCGCGGATCTTTCCAGCGGCTTCGGCGATTTCAACGCGGTGGATTTTCTCAAGCGCGAGCAGGACGTGTGGAACAAGGTCGAATTTTTTCCGAAACCAGTCATAGCGGCGCTTAATGGCCATGCCCTCGGCGGAGGATTTGAGCTCGCCCTGGCCTGCCACTTCCGGTTTTTGAAGAAGGGCGCCCGCGTCGGCCTCACCGAGACCAACCTGGGCATCATGCCGGGCTACGGCGGCTCCCTCAGGCTTCCGCGCATGGTGGGCAAGTCCAAGGCGCTGGAAATGATGTTCCTGGGCAAGCAGGTTGAGGCCGAGGAGGCCCTGGCCCTCGGTCTCGTCGACCGCCTCTGCGAGGAAGGGAAGACCCTCGACGACGCCATCGCCTTCGCCAACGAGCTGGCCAAGCGGCCGCCGCTGTCCGTCAGGTCTATCCTGAAGGTCACGGCCCTGAGCCCGTACGTGTCGCCGGAAATGCACCTGAAGGTGGAGCGCGAGGAACTGGCGAAGCTCTTCACCACCAAGGACATGATGGAAGGCATGACCGCTTTCGCGCAGAAGCGTGAACCGCAATTCAAAGGAGAATAA
- a CDS encoding SpoIIE family protein phosphatase — protein sequence MKKILFGIIALLLIVAAPLSAAPLTLGTGDSYAVPAEIMRDEKGSLTFEDIRNSASFVKTTKNALGFINDVIWARFTVVVPEGNETEWFLEIGYPLLNSIDIYIPDANHDYTKRHFGNKIPFDKRDINHHNFLIRLSRDPGTYTYYVRFQSESSMNIPMTIHSLKNVISDINIQKTIFGLFYGALLIILVYNLLLAISMKDITYLSYAVFIAALVLVSLELNGYGFQYIWKNTMLINDLVPFFLFMTNLTLTIFSILYIDYRLLPKYFRITMMAYIVTIGTSLILSLILPYHISIMAGAAAYLPGIALVTVIAITLIIKKRREANWYAIAWSFLFAGVILTVGNRFGVLPNSFLTLWGFQIGTVFSIALFSLGLADRVNTLKNNLEEMNVNLEKKVEERTRELSQAKTETEATMEELEAINDQLIHSNRDLEDSQMVYRKDMNMAAYLQSSLLPKKPPHSDMYDFALLFLPKAGVSGDFYDFYMDGDRVVGVGIFDVSGHGIAPGLLTLMAKSIISVNFMEHRNASLATVVENINSKLITEIKDVDNYLTGVMLRFDGDRIEYINCAHPDVICKKTDIDRTGKVLDKTGKRVSGPILGIDSQGAIDKVGFDEISFKLKQGDSLLLYTDSMIESTNSEGKAYGETMIMKSLQNAGGETAQEILNSIIGDFFNYIAPREITDDLTVILIRKK from the coding sequence ATGAAGAAAATTCTTTTCGGAATCATCGCGCTGTTACTAATAGTGGCAGCGCCGCTCAGCGCCGCCCCCCTTACACTGGGTACGGGGGACTCCTACGCGGTTCCCGCCGAAATCATGCGCGATGAAAAAGGCTCTCTCACCTTTGAAGACATCAGGAATTCGGCGTCATTCGTAAAAACGACGAAAAACGCCCTCGGTTTCATCAACGACGTCATCTGGGCGCGCTTCACCGTTGTGGTTCCCGAGGGAAATGAGACCGAATGGTTTCTCGAGATCGGGTACCCGCTGCTGAACAGCATCGACATCTATATCCCCGACGCGAACCATGATTACACGAAGAGACATTTCGGGAACAAGATTCCCTTCGACAAGAGGGACATCAATCATCACAATTTCCTGATCCGGCTGAGCCGGGACCCCGGCACCTATACCTATTATGTCCGGTTCCAGTCGGAAAGCTCCATGAACATACCGATGACCATTCATTCATTGAAGAACGTCATCTCGGACATCAATATCCAGAAAACGATCTTCGGCCTCTTCTACGGCGCCCTGCTGATCATACTGGTCTACAACCTGCTCCTTGCCATCTCGATGAAAGACATCACCTACCTTTCCTACGCGGTCTTTATCGCCGCGCTGGTGCTGGTCTCCCTGGAGCTCAACGGCTACGGGTTCCAGTATATCTGGAAGAACACCATGCTGATAAATGACCTGGTGCCGTTCTTCCTGTTCATGACGAATTTAACCCTGACGATTTTTTCAATTTTGTATATCGACTATCGGCTGCTGCCTAAATATTTCAGGATCACGATGATGGCATATATCGTCACCATCGGCACGAGCCTGATACTGTCCCTCATCCTTCCCTACCACATAAGCATCATGGCAGGGGCGGCCGCCTACCTGCCCGGCATAGCGCTGGTAACGGTGATCGCGATAACGCTGATAATAAAAAAAAGGCGCGAGGCGAACTGGTATGCCATAGCATGGTCGTTCCTCTTCGCCGGCGTCATATTGACCGTGGGGAACCGCTTCGGCGTTCTGCCGAACTCGTTCCTCACGCTGTGGGGCTTCCAGATAGGGACGGTATTCTCCATCGCCCTGTTCTCCCTCGGCCTTGCCGACCGGGTGAACACCCTGAAGAACAACCTTGAGGAGATGAACGTCAACCTGGAAAAAAAGGTCGAGGAGCGCACCAGGGAGCTCTCCCAGGCGAAGACCGAGACCGAGGCGACCATGGAGGAGCTCGAAGCCATCAACGACCAGCTGATCCATTCCAACCGCGACCTCGAGGACTCCCAGATGGTGTACCGGAAGGACATGAACATGGCCGCCTATCTCCAGTCATCACTCCTTCCGAAGAAGCCGCCTCACTCCGATATGTACGATTTCGCCCTCCTGTTTCTCCCCAAGGCGGGCGTATCGGGCGATTTCTATGACTTCTACATGGACGGGGACAGGGTCGTCGGCGTGGGGATCTTCGACGTGTCGGGCCACGGCATCGCCCCGGGACTCCTTACCCTCATGGCGAAATCGATCATTTCCGTGAACTTCATGGAGCACAGGAACGCAAGCCTTGCCACCGTGGTGGAGAACATCAACAGCAAGCTCATAACGGAGATCAAGGACGTGGACAATTACCTGACGGGCGTGATGCTCCGCTTCGACGGCGACCGGATCGAGTACATCAACTGCGCGCACCCGGACGTTATCTGCAAAAAGACCGATATCGACAGGACCGGCAAGGTCCTCGACAAGACGGGAAAGCGCGTCAGCGGGCCTATCCTCGGCATAGATTCACAGGGGGCGATAGACAAGGTGGGATTCGATGAGATTTCCTTCAAGCTGAAACAGGGCGACAGCCTTCTGCTCTATACCGATTCAATGATCGAATCGACTAACTCGGAAGGAAAGGCCTACGGCGAAACCATGATCATGAAATCGCTTCAGAACGCCGGGGGAGAGACAGCCCAGGAAATACTGAACAGCATCATCGGCGATTTTTTCAATTACATCGCCCCCCGCGAGATCACCGACGACCTGACGGTCATCCTCATCAGGAAAAAATAG
- a CDS encoding DUF2889 domain-containing protein encodes MSKLMALAGEKAHERTITMATYPAGDTRVVVEGRLVDRRLKDYYLATGEKKPAGDIHHMIVRLLVEITSLTIEDVELELVAIPRDECSAVRGSLDVIKGERITKGFSARIKSLLGGTRSCTHLMTLVIAMGPAALQGIFSSRAQKPMEMASFMADPARAEFFMKTLINTCYVWREDGPAMAKLRETIGAAGKG; translated from the coding sequence ATGAGCAAACTCATGGCATTGGCCGGTGAAAAGGCCCACGAACGGACGATTACCATGGCGACCTATCCCGCCGGCGACACCAGGGTTGTCGTGGAGGGACGCCTTGTCGACCGCCGCCTCAAGGATTACTATCTCGCCACGGGGGAGAAGAAACCCGCCGGCGATATTCATCACATGATCGTGCGCCTCCTGGTCGAGATTACAAGCCTGACCATTGAGGACGTCGAATTGGAGCTTGTCGCCATTCCCCGCGACGAGTGCTCGGCGGTGCGGGGGAGCCTCGATGTCATCAAGGGCGAGAGGATCACGAAGGGCTTTTCCGCAAGGATAAAATCGCTCCTGGGAGGAACCAGGAGCTGCACCCACCTGATGACCCTTGTCATCGCCATGGGCCCGGCGGCGCTCCAGGGCATTTTTTCAAGCCGAGCCCAGAAGCCGATGGAAATGGCTTCATTTATGGCTGACCCGGCGAGGGCCGAATTTTTCATGAAAACCCTGATCAACACCTGCTACGTGTGGAGGGAGGATGGCCCGGCCATGGCCAAGCTCCGGGAGACGATCGGGGCCGCGGGCAAGGGGTAA